Part of the Sorghum bicolor cultivar BTx623 chromosome 1, Sorghum_bicolor_NCBIv3, whole genome shotgun sequence genome, caaaatagtgggtttcacaaacacacactttgaccgagccctagatggtctcaaatggaaaactcatgaataccaatattgctccactcatcaagatctacattttatatatagaccatttttgcatttgacaaagtgctggcaaagtgtagttcaaaatccacactttccatgtatagtttcatatagtttgtgtgagattcaagatttggtgagtattgtttacataaacttttccaaatggaaaaatggtctatataaaaaagtttggatattgatgagctctgcaAAGTCCTCTGCAAAGTCCGGGAATTCTCTATCGATTCCTCTCCACTGAGAACCATctgcagggtgtctcaacatgttgtccaccttacggtcttctttgtgccatcgcaacaactttgcatgctccttatttctgaacaaacgTTTTAGGTGTGGAATtattggagcataccacataaccttggcagggattctcttcctcggacgttcttcatcctcaacatcgccagggtcatctcgcaaGATCTTGTACCGTTACGCATGGCAAACTGGGCATTCATCTAATTTCTCGTGCTCGCCACGgtacaggatgcagtcattagggcatgcatgtatcttctcgatttgtaatcccaaagggcagacgatcttttttgcttcgtatgtagtggtgggtaactcattaggcttcggaagcatctttttttggatcttcagtaattttccaaatcccttgtcagaaataccattctctgccttccactgtaacaactccagtgtcgttcctagctttttctgtccctcttcggccgacaggtagagtagcttcttgtgatcctctagcatttggtcaaatttagccttctcctttgcactttCACAATCTCTCGGAACAtcgcgaatgacatcaccaagagcatcgtcatcatcaacgatactgtttcctgcatccccgtcttcttcaccttcatcctctACTGCGAAGTCGTAGTATTGAGCAAAAACATCGTCAGAGTACGCttgctcttcttcaccttcttccatcataaccccggactctccgtgtttggtccaacaaatatagtttggcatgaaaccattcgtgaacaagtgcaagtgaatttctcttgagtttgaaaattccttcaaattcttacacACGGCACATGGGAAGCACATAAAACCATCCCGCTTATTTTGCTCTGCCACTCTGCGGAATTCTCGCACGCCCTCAATGAACTCGTTGAagcggcgatcggcattgtacatccaatggcgtgccattatctgcattatcatggaattataatttttctattagaagctataattttatcagtaaagaaaattaatttcaagaatttttaaagtgaaaaacaatttaattaacaattacaaaaaaattatactgttaatattttaaaataagaacatgaacatattaaagtaaaaaaaatcctataatatctataatagaacttaacatgattcgtgtatacatagtagtaatgatttgtgtatactagtttttagcgggcacacacttagcatggTTAAAAAAAACATGAGAAGATGATGATTGGAGAGATGGCAACATGAAATAGTTAAAATAGACATATGTCCAACATGAAATTACATATGGCGGTGAGAAACATAGGAGGATGAAGCTAGCAACCTTTCAAACAAATCGACGACGGCGTAGAAGCGTTGAAATGGATCGATCGCGGGAGATGAGAGCaataacaaggaagaacaatggaagaacaagcaagaacaaaggaCCTCGGGCTCGGgcagggagaggaagaagggaggagggagattcaatttatagcggggagggtttagtcccggttggtgttgccaaccgggactaaacacCTACCTTTAGCTCCGGTTGGTGTCAAAGACCGGGACAAAAggtttagtcccggttagtggcataaaccggggctaaaggtagGTCTTTAGTTCCGGTTCGTAACAcacaccgggactaaaggtccctcccCGACAGCGCCTGATACCGGAGTCGTTGGGGAGGGACCGTTAGTCCCGGTTGGcttcaccaaccgggactaaagatctcTTTTGTCccgggcgccaaaaatgctgggACTAAAGGTCATTTGGCACATCGACGAAAGGTCTGTTCTCTAGTAGTGGTATTGTAGCTTGAACATCTACAGCAAGCGAACAAGTGTATACTAGAGTGTGAGTTGTGTCTTCTAAAAAAGCTATTGTGAGTTGTGGGTTTTGGTATTTTGGAAAAACTATTATAGGTTGTGGGCTATGGAAAAGTTGTAAGCTATCTGATTCAAACAAATATAGAACTTACCTCCTATCTATAATTTCTTTAAAACAACTGTACAACTCTCTCTATTTTCACCatttcaaaaagcaaaaagCTAAAGCCAAAAATAAAGTCCTAGGTGTTCTGAAAACTGTACTGCCAAAAAGTAGCTGCTTTTGAAAAAGCAGCTTACGGTTTTCACTCATTTGTTGGTTAGCTTTTGTCTTTTTAGAAGTAAAAATGTGTAAATTTTAGGAGCATAAATTAGGAGTTATTGGAGAGAGATTATTTTTTTCTCATCTGGCTAAGAACTAAGGATTGAGAAGGGAAATGGGAAATTCTTGGAGATACTCTTAGGAGGAGCTATAATAATTTTATAAATAGTGGTTATGATAACTCAAAGTGACAATAGAATAAGCTATTTATAGTTGATAACAAACTATCATATGTTTTTTGTTAATTTGACGCATGCTCGATCGATACAAGAGCTTGTGTGTTAGCACGCGTGCCTTGCATCGATCTGCTGTTATGGTAGTGTACTAATTCTCTGCTGTCGTCGCTGCCCCTAGAGGTGGTGCAGTGCGTCGTGGAGCGAGGAAGAATGCCCATCACACATGAAAGCCTCATATCCTTGCAGTCAAACGTGGATCTCCTGCGTCCAAGCCTTCCTCCATGAGTGGATGAAATGGACCCGTACTTCTGTTTTCACCTTTTGGGAACATTCAAGAAAGCAACCCTTGTCGCAGCATGATTCACATGATTATTCTTCGCGCACCAACAAAATTCAACCAGAGGAAATTTAATTTGTAGATTGTAGGTAACAAAATGAGAAAACGAAATATATAATTAAAGGACATATATGGACCCCAACTTATTTGGAGTTCCTACTTGAAATCAGATTGTACAAAACTCAAAGGTATCTGGTGTTGTGGGTGCGATGTGCACTCATATTCCTTTTGTTGTATGATTTTCGTTCCatactaagggcctgtttagatcccAAAGCTTTACATTCCAAAACTGTTGGTTGTAAATTTTACATTCCAAATAAATGTTTAGATgcttttcaaatttttttatctacaacaCATAAGACACGGGCTCCTAAATAAGTTTATACAGTTTTGGGCTCCAAGGTCACAGGTCCCTGTTTAGATTTATTCTTCCAAAAAGTGCTCATTTCTCCAAAAGTTTTGGTTGTTTGGCcgcatctaaacagggcctagatCATTTGAGACAGGGTGCGCATCACCTACCAGTTGATGACAAATGTTCCATTATTTTTGCATTTTTTAGCAGATCTTTAGATCCATTCTTCCTAAAAGTGCTCATTTCTCCAAAAGTTTTAACTGTTTGGCtgcatctaaacagggcctagatCATTTGAGACAGGGTGCGCATCACCTACCAGTTGATGACAAATGTTCCATTATTTTTGCATTTTGTAGCAGATTATATGAAAAGCACTGAAAAAGGAACTTGTGTAGCCACTTTGTGATGCAAAAGTTAGTTAAAAGAAGACTACACACTAGTAATTTACTGACGATCAACCACAGTACAGCACAAACAACCAAATCGATCCACagaagaaataaaaaaagagaatCACCCAAGATGCATCATATGCATTGATTGGCAGGGGATGGCCAATGGGGAATCGCCAAATGATCCAGCCTCTGGAGGGACAAGAAAGGTGGCTCCGGATCCTCCACGTAAGAATCCCTCCCATCTCATATCTCTTGCCCCGCTCTCATTGGCCGCATCCGCATCACGGCGCGCGCGTACTTATTCCTCCCCCCGCCCTAGcctcctcctctccctctcttctCCTCCACACACCACCACACCAAGCCTGCCCGCCCCGCCGAGCGAAGCGAGAGAGctagcggccggccggccgggcaaGCAAACAAGCAAGTGGAGggagagacagagagagagagagacagagcTCATCACAAACCACACAGGAAGGTGTGTGGTGGAAGGCTGGAGGAGGAAGAGAGAGGGGCCGGCCGGGGTCGTCAAGAGAGTGAGTTCATATATTCATACGTGCGGCGGCGACGTCGTCGTACGCAGgatgtcggcgtcggcgtcgagcGCCGCGTGCCGCGTGTGCGGTGGCGGCGTAGGGGAGTGCGCGTGCCACCACGGCCATGGTGGGATCGGCGGTGGCGCGCGGTGCGGGGTCGCTGTCGCGGACCTCAACCGCGGGTTTCCCGGGATGTGGCATCACCAGCACCAGCCGGAGGAGGAACCCGGCGGCGTCGTCGTCGGCagtggcgcggcggcggcggcggccgggctGCATGAGTTCCAGTTCTTCGGCCACGACGAGGACCACGACAGCGTGACGTGGCTGTTCAACGACCCCGCGCCACACCTGCACCGTGGCCCGGCGCCGGCTGCCACGGTCGGGAACGGGGTGGCCGCCGAGGCTGCTGAGCAGCCgagagcgccgccgccgttgttCGACGGGTACGCGCACGCGCACGCGCCGTACGGGCAGCTGCCGGGTCACGGGCTCACGTTCGACGTGCCGCTGGGCCGGGGCGGCGAGGTGCAGGCCTCCGCGGCGGTGCTGGAGGCAGGGCTGGGgctaggcggcggcggcggtggcggcggcagcaATCCGGCGACGACGTCCAGCGGCGCCACAATCGTGAGTGGGGTTCGGTTCCATCTCTCTCCtgaatcatgcatgcatggtcccCCGTCGACAAGTCCAATTTCATTGTGTGCTGGCGATATGCATGCGATTCTCGTGTCACGTTTGTGCACACTGAACCGCTGATATGTCTTTGCAGGCTTGCAGAACTGCTCGGCCATTTCAGTTTCGAAATACATGCATCTTGGTGCAATCTATCGCTCGCGCTTCTTGTTAAACCTCTCGGTTCGTCGTGCCCAGTTAATTGCTTTGCTTGATGCTTGAGAGAGAAGGAAGCTACACCTGATTTCGCTAGCTTAGTTTTTGCATTGGTAcatatctttatctttatctagcTGTTTGGCCAATTAAAAGTGATTGAAAACGTCAAAAAGAGCCGCTGTCAATTTGTGGTCCAACGCTCCAACTAGTAAGGACTGAGGAGCTAACTAGTCCAAAACAGTGCACCATTATGACTAATAAGTTACAGTCcgtcttgttttcttcttcgtCTCTACCTTTCCAATAGGATAAAATCACATTATCAAAGCAATACTTTAATTTGTTGTATACATATATCCATGAAATTCCTGAGAATCTTAAGAGCTGCATCAACGCTTATTAGATCGGACAGCTCTATCTATGCTAAGAAGAGGTACAGAAATTGAAAACCACATGCATGCacactatttttttttgaagacaCTGGTTTGTAGTATATGCAGAGATAGATGGGAACACAATCACGGCCCAGTTACAAACGCAAACGCTTATATACACGAGCGCACAATCACCTCTATGAATGCACGTATGCACGTTCTATCTCTATAAGCACCTCCGAAGAACCAAGTTGGATCGACAAATCTCAAGATTGGACAAAGTCACCACACCCGAGTAGACAAGTTCCACCACATGGAACCGAAGCAGCTAATCTATGATCAGTTCGCTTAGAGTTGATTTATCTGTTGAGTGGCTAGTGAGAACACTAAAAGGTAGTATGATAACATAACAAAATTTTGATTGGGATGCACAAATGAATTGGAACAAATTCCCTGCCCAAATGCAtggttttcctttttccttcacACGATCAGTATCGCTATCTTTTTGACAACATGATAACCACAACTCCACAAGACCTTGCCAAACgcaattttctttcttttctttctttcttgctaTCGCTATCTGTCTATCAACAAGCTCACGACGGGTCGTGAAGATAACCCTGGCCAACACGCAGCTCAATTCTCATTTCATGTGGTTCTACGATATTGATCCCAACTTCTCATTATTTCTGTTGAGTAGTGTTAGATTAATTACTAAATGCTGACATAGTGTATCCGATTTCCGAACGTAAATCCGAAGCAATGTTATGCATCGCACCTAGCTCTTGTCCAATAGAAGTTTTTTACAACATGTAAGGTTAATTACATTTACCGGGCCGacacgtatatatatatatatctaattAACCACAAGGATGATCAACTGATCTAGATAAAGTAATGCTTTGTGGGACCATATTTGTGCATATACTTGATAGATTAGTAGATCGTATAGTTTTTTTTTAGAAGCCACGTATCGTCCACCAAGGACAGGGGTCCATCTGAGAGAATTGGACCCTGGGTCATCGTCTATGAAATTTTGTTCCATTATTTATGATCAAATTAGGATGGCGCTGCTTAATTAGATGCATCTAGGAATATCGTAAGTGGGTACCTAAAGATGTTCTGTGTGGGTCAGCTAGTCTAGTTCGTTTTCTTCCCCTACATGATGGCTACATGCATTACATCCCTACATGCATCGGTGCCTTAACTATTATGTTCGACACGTCCTTTTTCAGATGTCCTTGTGCGGGAGCACGTTCACTGACGCGGCGAGCGCCGTCCCGGGCGACGCGGCCAACGGCAGCGCGAGCGGCGCCGACCCGGCGGTGGACCGGGAGGCGAAGGTGATGCGATacaaggagaagcgcaagaggAGGCGCTACGAGAAGCAGATTCGGTACGCCTCCCGCAAGGCCTACGCAGAGATGCGGCCGCGCGTCAAGGGCCGGTTCGCCAAGGTGCCCGACGGTGACGCTCCGGCGCCACCGGCGCCGGCCGCAGCAGCAGGCTACAAACCAGGCCGGCTCGACCTCGGATGGTTCCGTTCATAGCAAAGACCTATGTCGGTCAGAGTCAGAGCATTAGCTAGCATATATAGGCCATTGGTTAATTAAGGGTACAGTACGAGATAAATACGCACGAGATATTAAATGTATATGCGATCGATGCACGACTAGCTAGCCcctgaaaaatatatatacgtaCACACACTGTTGGTGTTGATACTAGCAGTATAGTACATTAATACTAGCAATATCAAGGTACCCCGTCCAATCGGACTGGTAGCTAGTCTTTTTATCACTACCACAAAAAAAACAATTTTTGGAGACAAATTATCTGATTAGCGGAGGCGAGCACGTTAAGAAACCGCCTCCGTAAATAGTCACATGCCCTCTAGACAAATGGTTTTTTTCGACAACAACTCTAGTCAAATGGTTGTCTCTGGAAAAACATTAACAAAGAATGTTGTAAATCGATTTTTAGAGACGGACATCttaagatgctcttctttgaaaAGTGTCTATTAACAGAGACAACCATCTTAATTAAGGGTCCACCTCTAAAAATGGATTATCTAAAAATAATCCATAATTTTTTTTTCCTACGAACTCAA contains:
- the LOC8058078 gene encoding transcription factor GHD7 isoform X2, producing the protein MSASASSAACRVCGGGVGECACHHGHGGIGGGARCGVAVADLNRGFPGMWHHQHQPEEEPGGVVVGSGAAAAAAGLHEFQFFGHDEDHDSVTWLFNDPAPHLHRGPAPAATVGNGVAAEAAEQPRAPPPLFDGYAHAHAPYGQLPGHGLTFDVPLGRGGEVQASAAVLEAGLGLGGGGGGGGSNPATTSSGATIMSLCGSTFTDAASAVPGDAANGSASGADPAVDREAKVMRYKEKRKRRRYEKQIRYASRKAYAEMRPRVKGRFAKVPDGDAPAPPAPAAAAGYKPGRLDLGWFRS
- the LOC8058078 gene encoding transcription factor GHD7 isoform X1: MSASASSAACRVCGGGVGECACHHGHGGIGGGARCGVAVADLNRGFPGMWHHQHQPEEEPGGVVVGSGAAAAAAGLHEFQFFGHDEDHDSVTWLFNDPAPHLHRGPAPAATVGNGVAAEAAEQPRAPPPLFDGYAHAHAPYGQLPGHGLTFDVPLGRGGEVQASAAVLEAGLGLGGGGGGGGSNPATTSSGATIVSGMSLCGSTFTDAASAVPGDAANGSASGADPAVDREAKVMRYKEKRKRRRYEKQIRYASRKAYAEMRPRVKGRFAKVPDGDAPAPPAPAAAAGYKPGRLDLGWFRS